In Lactuca sativa cultivar Salinas chromosome 5, Lsat_Salinas_v11, whole genome shotgun sequence, the DNA window GATAGCATATCCTTAAGAGCGCATGTGATACCTGAACGGAGAGTAGAATTCTGATACTCCTGGTCTGAGAATACGGATTAGGTATAGTCTTTTGCCACTGatttgagagtatggattaggcataatcattcatccCTGATCCTAGAGTACGAATTAGGCATGGTTATTTGTCACTAACCCGAGAGCGTAGATTACATATAGTTATTTATTACTagcccgagagtatggattatgtAAAACCATTCATTTTTAAATATGCGATTATGGATTAGGTAAATATATTCATTTCCAAATCCAAGAGTATGGAAGAGTATTGAAATGAGAGGATCGATGGGATGGGTAGATTGTTTATATGCGGTATATTTGCATTAATGATCTTGTAGGTTTTAAGATATACATATTATAACGTTGTGGGATTGAAATTCTTTTGTACTCACCATGTTTCTCAACTTGACTCACTCAGTTAATTTGTATAACACGATGCGAAGATActttacattgagagattaaagaaGATGTAGATCTTTAGTGTAAATTAATGTAAGttcatttatgcttatgttttataTTAgtcatgacatcccaagttttgagAGAATATCAATATCGAACGTTTTTTCATAAATGTTTAATGTTAATTAATATTATCTCACACTGAAATATATTTTTGGGACCAGTTCTGCAACAAAAGAATACTctattttaaaataagtaaataaaaattttaaaatgaccgtaaatttggggatgtcacacccatCAAGTCATATGTTATTGtcaataaataaaaaatagacACTTAGGCTGCGTTTGATAGTTACTAACTGAGAAAGTGCTGATTCAGAAATGTCTGTCCGAGTAAGAAATTCTAACCAAGTAAAaaatcatgttgtttgattgtacatctgactaaACGTGCTGACTGatgcaaaatgaccattttaccctgatATACTATTCATTTTtatgcaataataataataataataataataataataataataataaatccaCACCAAATAATATAACCAAACATCACAAGTTTACATCTCATAAAGCAATACCGTCATCTTGAGTCTATAAAACATACTAGAAATACCAATAAATTCTGCCAAATTGATTTCTTGATTAAATATTGTGTCACTCATCTCAAAATCAAATCTCATATCTGTTTATAAGTTAAAACCACCATACATGGCCTAAAATGAGGTTATTATATCATTGAACCTGAGGTGGAGATACATTATCTTACTATATCATTGCAAATCCTATCTACAGTTCTACACCACAATGGATATAGTAAGAATAACCCATCTACATATATCATACTTCAAATCAATGCTCTTTTGTGATTTCAAACCCTGCAATCAATAAAATGCAATATGTTCATTAGTAAGTAGAATGACATTTTTACCCTCAAATTATTGATTTGCAGACAATAGATGATACCCTGGTATTGGCATCAACAAAGGCATCTATGTTAATCACTtgaacatatatatgtatatgttcagGTATGAATAAAATCGGGCAAAGGCAGATTCAACATCATACCGTGAAGTAAACAACAAATCACTTGGAACAAATCATTTGAAAATTCAAAACTTTTATCCATTCTCAACAGCAAAAGAACTTTGAACAGTAAAATAGATGCAGAATTTGAAACAACAACAATCGAAATAGCAAAAATCGAGAAGTAAAAATCAAAACTTATAGAGAAATAATGGCGGAAATCGGAACTATTGATGCAGAAATCGATGCTTGCTAGTCGATGATGGAAGAAATCGGAAGTATTTATGAGTCGAGGAAAGAAAAATCGATGCTTACCTGATCAGAATCGGAACTATTGATGCAGAAATCGATGTTTGCTCGCCGGGGCTCGAACGGAGGAATAGTCTTTCTGGCCGGTAGTCGGACTGAGGAAGGGACGACGGCGATGGAGATGCGATGGAGAACTGTCGATGTTAGCAGCCAATTTTCCTTGCTAGTATCTCTTTTAGGTCATGATGAGAAGAAAGCAAAGAGAGGGCATGTGTGTAATTTTTCCAGTTAGTTATATTACAAAGTCTGACCGAGAAAGTGATATGGGCCAGACGTTCTGATTGAGAAAACTTCTATCAAACACATATTGTCTGACCGAGTCAGCCCTAATCGCTGACTCAGTCCGAGTCAGACGATAACAAACAGGGCCTTAATCAACCTTAGAAAGTTGGTAGGACATATTAGTTATTTTCCCTTTTCCAAAACTTAATTGGGCTATTGCAATTCAAAAAGCCCAGCAGACAAGGTTCCATTCTTCGATAGCCGCCACTTTATCTGTTCGGTGTAGCAGTTGGGTAAAAACCAAAAAGTCAAACACGAAATTTAATTTTCTTACATCTTCCACGTGAAATCAATGTTCCACGGATTACCTTTACCAAATTCAAAAAGGCATCACCTTTTTCCATCTTTTACTTTTGTTACAACTTACACACTGATTCATCACTCCCAAAACATAATCTTTATCATGTCTGTGTAATTCACTAATTTGTCGTGATATTTCTTAAACTGATTGCAAATCTAGTTGTAATCAGGGTTTTTTCGTGGATACTGTTGAATGACGAGTGCTTCCAAGCTATTTCACAACAGAAGGATTCGGTTTGGTGTTCACAACAACGCCGTCGACGACAAAGACTCAGATTCCTCACCAGCTAAAGGAAATTCCTCCCGCCACATCACAAATCGCCGGCATCACAATCGCCGGAATCTCGAAGGCTCTGACACTCCCTCTCGGCGTATCCACCGTCATCGCCACTCGGTACAACCAAAATTCTCTTTGATATGTGATTTGAACGAACCCTGACTGTAAATTATGTCCAAAACAACAGCAATTTTAGGTATAcgttaaatttgaaatttgatagGTAGACACGAGGTTTTGTTGATCTGATCTCTTTTCTTGCTTCTAGGGTTTAGGATTTGTTTATTTTTCATTGAAATTCCTCAAATTAGTCATAATTCCATGCTTTATGATCATCCCCATGAATAGGAGCTAGTTCAGCTGGAAGCAGGTGGTAGTCATGATCACTCACCCTCTGGAAGCATCATCAATTCAGAAGATTTCAGAAGCATACGCAGATGGGGCACCACTGAAAACGATAGGCTTCCAGGAGTTGTGTTACTTGCAAGGGAAAGACTCCTCGAAAGATTGAGAGGTGTCCATGTTTCAGAAAACAGGTAATCTTTCTTAATTGGGTGGATTCAATTCCTGATCATGAATCAAATTCAGACTTAATTTTTTATCTTGGGATACAATAGGTCTTCATCCAGCCTTCATGAAGATGATGATTTATTGTACAATGTCTACAATAGCTTCATTGATGAACCAGTTTCGGGAGTAATAGCAATGCCATCATCAACAAGAATACTTACCCCTGGACTTTCTCAAGATGCCTTAAACTGCTTGTTGATAAAGGTTTACAAATACGATGAAAAAAGTAATGAAATCCCAAGTGCATCAAGGGAGTGTAGTATTtgtcttgaaggttttgaggaaggTGATGAACTGATAAACCTCCCTTGCATGCACAGATTCCACTCCTGCTGTTTGTTTCCTTGGGTTGAGGTTTGTGGGGCCTGCCCAAACTGTAGAAAAGTTGTGGTTATAAGTAGCAACTAACTTGTTTCTTGATTATATTTGTTGTGTATTATTATCCTTGTCTTTACCTTCTAATTCATGATTTTAAATATAGAAGATTACAATCCTAACAAATAAGAGGATATCTTGTTTCCTAGCTTACAAAATCTCTTATCTATACAATATTGTATCATAATTTATTCCAACTATGTGGCGAATCTTGAGTAAATTCTCCATCACACATCGTAGATCTGAAGCTTAGATTGGATATGATCATATGAAGTCGAGGAATAGATGTCTTGGTAGCGCATTTGTGATGAAATCCTTGTTGGAGTTTTGGTTAATTTTAGTAGGTGTGAAGGTTGTCCTACGTAGGTGGGAATATGAATGTTTTATAGCCTTATAAGGCTTTATCTCACCCATTTAACATGGGCTAAGAAACTAAGATGAGCTCGACATTGGATTAATGGCTTTGGGTTTCTAGTTTTCTACTGGCAATAATATATTAAGGTAATTCGGATAAGGTTGGTTTTTTGAACGTATGACTGTTTGAAAGTTGAAAAACAATTAAGAACACTTGCACCATCCATAGCATTTCAAATCCTATTGTTTTTTCCTATGAAAGCATTCACTAGATTTGTAGAAACGAAGTTCTAGTGCATGTTAATTATTGATAGTTGTATCCTAAATTTAGACGATCATTGGATTAATAGCTTTGGTTTACTAGTTGGCTATTAGCAACAATATACTAAGGTAATTCAAATAAGGTTGGGATTTTGAACATATGAGTGTATTGAAACTAACAGTTGCTATTTTGAGGATCTATAAGAACACTTGCACCATTAACACCACTTCAAATCACCTTGCTTTTCCTATGAAAATATTCACTAGATTCGTTGAAATTAAGTTCCTGAACTTAATTATAGACAATATCATCTTAAATTCAAACGTTAATGAACTATTGCATGAGTAGGGAAGGATTTGTCTTAGGACATTAATGCAAacatttgaatgttttttttttctacaatTCTACATCATATTGCAagtatttattttatgttttatgtttaagCTAATATACTATCAAGACTTCATTTATTTTCGTTtactttaaaagaaaaagaaaaatatcgGTTCACCTCACTTGCTCCGAGTAGTATTACTACTTAGAATTGATAGGTGCAtcttatttactttttttttcatagtttattttaacatatgtatTAAAAAGAGATTATAGTGATCGAAAGACTTAATTTCATTCCATAGTTTACATGCCATATATAGGCAGATTACAAGTTGTTAATGAACGAATCTACGGGAGTACATATAGGAGATATTATAGGATCTCTTTGACTATACAATCAAATATACATATGGAATAACAATGAATTATAAACGTGATGTAAAGCTGTGGGCTGTTGTGATTCATGTGGGCTGCTGTGATTCGGTATTGGGCTCCATATCCTTAATACGCCCCTGCAAGATGGAGGCTCCATCGGAGACTCCAATCTTGGATCTGTTTTTCAGAAATGGTGCTCGTGTAAGTGGTTTGGTCAGCATATCTGCAAGCTGGTCTTGTGAATGAACGTGAAGTACTTTGAGAAGACCCGAGGCAATTTGTTCCCGGACAAAGTGATAATCAAGAGCCACATGCTTCATTCGCGAGTGATAGATTGGATTTGCACAAAGATACGTAGCACCTGTATTGTCACAAAAAAGTGTTGGAGTTGTAGTTGTAGGTACGCCAAGCTCATGAAGTAAAATTTTAAGCCAATTTAGCTCAGCTGAAGCATTTGCCAAAGCTTTGTATTCTGCTTCGGTAGAAGAGCGAGATACTGTCTTTTGTCGTGTGGATCGCCATGACACAGTGTTGGTACCCAAATACAGCAGATAGGCTGTTGTAGAACGACCTGCACTATGAAATCCACCCCACTCAGAGTCGGAGAAAGCCGAGAGCATGAGTGAGGAATTACGGTTAAGGACTAGATCATGATGAATTGTTCCTTTAAGGTAACGAAGGAGATGTTTGAGAGCTTGCCAATGAGTTTGACGAGGAGTATGCATGAATTGAGAAAGTTTGTTTATGGCAAAGGAAATATCGAGATGAGTGAAAGCTAAGTATTGGAGGGAACCGACTAGTTTGCGATAGGGGGTGGCATCAACGGTGGGTGACTGATCAAAAAGAGATAATGGTTCTGTGGCGCTTAAGGTAGTGATAACATCTTTGGCACCTTCCATATGGAATTGGTTTAGAATGTCTTGGATATGCCGATGTTGAGATAGCAAAAGACGGGTAGGAGTTGGAATGACTTCAACCCATAAGAAGTGATGAAACATACCAAGATCTTTGAGAGAGAACTTGGTGCTTAAAGTTGTGATAAAATGAGTGAgaaatttgttatcattgccCGTTAATACGATGTCATCTACATAAACCATGAAATAACACGTGATGTTTTGATAGTTGTAAATAAAAAGGGAGGCATCAGCTTAAGATTTTTGAAAACCAAACTTGAGGAGAAAGGCTGTGAGTTCAATGTACCAGactcttggtgcttgtttgaggccataaatggatttcttttgtcacaactaggaatttgaagccttgtaaacattgaacaatgataacaaatgtgaaccaacaagGTGAAAGCATGTAAggtgcttattcaataacaacaaaatttcaatcaaacacttcatacatgcACTGCAAATAGccaacaaacaattggaaaccctagaaatccttgtttgagtccattttggactaggatttccttattgggcccaatggaccaataagcttccaattggactatcttgggcttaaaaCTCTTGAGTGGGCTCtaatttggacccactttcatttattttaatattttgggccatattgggcctagaatgaaacaaaatgtttaaatggaccttattgggccataactaacctaatttagccctaataggtcataaaaatcatatttatacttatttgggccaaaaatcactcatcATAACCATAAAatttgggcttaagcatttaaggcccaaatactctttcttccctctccattctcggcccaagcctaATCCATGAAGAAGAGTTGACTtatgcttgccacctcatttttacatggagGTTATCCATGCAATTGACCCAaatctccatgcaccatctcatcacactctctcttcttcctctctttcttttctttggccgagagcaagagaaacacacacacttcacaactAAATTTCTCTCTAAACCACTCAAGAATCATCCACCCTCCttcatccaaaaatctcgaaatttcttGTGTTTCAAGAGGCTTTCACCaagtaattcatcatctaaggtaagttgatgacaaatctatgatctaactcacttcttttcatcaaaaatcatctcttaatccattcaaactcatgatcttgcatcttagagcaCACTAAGAtcgagatccatccaaggaacttgctaaggccgaaaatagcaccaaacttctccaaatcttcttcaaaaaccgaaaccacactcaaggtgagcttcatacccctttctttttggtttttatgagttttatgggggagaatccaagaaaatgtgtagatctatgtgtatatatatgctatgtgtgatttgatgcatgtatgtgtgtgatttcttGTGTATTGTGATGTATATGTTACCAAAAAGGGTGTAAACCCGAGATCtaagacatgagaaaggaaataaacataacttaagctattttacactaaacaagtcaagaaaaatatgtTGATAAGGTTGTGATgaacatactataacataaaacccatttttgggcttaaaatgtcaaaaatacaaacttggggtaaaaatcaacaagtcacggtttcttgaaggtTAAAAAGATTCAAAACCGTTTCTATAAGtatttttctgaatattagaaatttctagggacttaaaatgtaaatttttaacctaatgggctaattatgggcttctcggcccaataagcctcaaaatgcaaaatttataagtttgaggggctggaaatgcaattttctgtaaaacaggggtaATTAGCGTAACAAAATGTTTATAAggttcaaaaatgcttttcattatcaaaaaggactaaaaatgcaaactttttagatcttgtgccaaaactgtaaaagttgtgaaaaatgggtcCTTAACCGAGAATTACTATTCTAGAAGGGCTGAAGCTATCAACTAAATAAACTTTGGGTTAAAatcatgttttcatcaaataaattatacaaaagtgtcaagaaaagtgttttaaggactaaaaatgaaattcttttgtataaaaggaccaaaagtgttatttttataaaaggaagGAAATGAAAAGGACCAAGCtccattttcaaacaaattaagtcaataatacaaaatacaagatccacgactatcgacgaaacGGAAAAcaatacactttcaacaacaaatatcgttacaaagcaaattgattcggtctcgaatcaataacaaaacaaaatcgaTAAACCCATGCATTTCAATGAACACGCGATAATTATGATGAactaacttacaaactttgggcttagaagtttcaaatcatgcttgttgggccttgctagcccatcaacatgatctttgggcccaaagggaatatgcttacgtgatattgggccttctatgacccaattccacgtaaaaggactttcaatagctctattgtgttattgggccctaatggcccattagtactgctagcgaggtcgagaagtcaaatgcaagTGGGACCAAGTGTCTTCCGCAATCCCGGTAGCCTTGAATAACTCATGGAAATAAAGGGACTTCGTACTCTCCTatctcctcggttgttgggcttatgagaaatcaaagtaaacagattcaggacgataaacaagagtaatcatggtgggtggattaagtgagtagtaacggccgacgcctttaaggatcgttcgtaaactgtagttataaactagttattttctctaatgcgtgattataacaactcacaaccctaattaatccaatgcCACCCGGGTAATCATAATAATTCGATGTATTGGTATAAAAATAGACAAGTCGCCGTATTTTATGTGttgggaaaacgtcgggttttcccgggaagtTCAACAATTTCACTTGCGTGATTTAtacaaaagttcaacaattatacatgttttaacaatcaacaagcatatattcacggatcttcacactttttataaacaatgatcttttcagaaaatatcggattttctgggttttacaaactacaccaaatcattttactacaacattacttatgaactcaccaacatttcatatgttgacgtttttcaaaataacttgtattctcaggtaacagataagccgaagaataagtaccaagttatgtcatggtgttttgcttagattatctatcgaacagtttatgttatgaaattgtaatgtctaaaacaatgtactggatgtaaacaatatcagttgtattatttcaatgcatggtgatgaatgatgttatgattcatgtatattcattgtgatggtattaaatttaagtcacaagagccctcggacgtttccgccgtctggttcgggggtgtgacaggttggtatcagagctttgtttatagtgaactagcatatctaaccacccattgatatgcaactataaaccaaaagagggcctaacacaactctgaacaaaacaagtaaaacataacaataaaaacatccttgcttgtattaggaaaaagaacataataccgaaccaaacaagataatgctagcatcttGGTTAATCCATGACTGTTCTTagtcgtatcaaggagtggatgtagcctgatcaactacgtttccTCCAAGGTGCAACTATCACATGTCCCGAGGAAATCGTGAtgactagggaacctaaaaacatacccctttatcaccaagaagagaacatccgTTCAATCTATACAATAACTGTAGAGTCATAGGAGTAATGATAGTTTATTCGAATACCTCCTCTCAGTCGCTATGGAAGGGGAGCAGCAGGGCCTccagtttcatcaagtcctagtAGCCCACGGGAGGGTCAAGGATGAGCCGGAGGTAGATCAAGGAAAGGCACACGACATTGGACCTGAAGAGGAACAGGACGAATACGTGATGGTTGATCTCGATTATGATGAGTTGGACTAGGAGCCAGATGAAGAAAAGGGCGTAGAGGAGGTGTGTAGTGAACCTCACCAGTTGGAAACCCCGTCAAATTTCCGCATGTTTCAAGGGGTGGATACAGACTACTTACGCGCTCTCGAGGAGGCCGTTATCAGCCTGAAGCTTCAACTCATCATGGCCAAGGCAAGGGCTACGCGATCCGAGTGAAAAGTAAAGGTAATCACCCAAGAGGCAGATGAACTGGCTGAACTTCTGGTGTGTCACCTTGACGATTAAGCATCGTCGTCATCCTTACTAATAGAACCTGCTCTACTACCTTCTATATGGAACCCACCGCGATTAGGGCTAGCCGTATCAGTCTTTAGTACTATGTTACTAGGATCTATGTTATGTAtcatcgactctatgtttaagtgataacactactcatagagtcgttatgctgtcggacttgtaccgcttatgtatgctctttcaggcaaaattttcatgtatcaaagtgcgggTAATAGTGATGAAAGATTTACATGTTTTACTGTGACGttataatctgctatgtgttacatatctatgattgtatgctaaactGTGGAATTACTTAAGTTTGTGCCACACACCTACTttataggatcacaacctcacaaaaaccacaagacactcaacatctttccgttccatgacagaaagatgcctcaacgacccaCCCGCAGAAACCCTGGGCCAAACCCACCCGAAGTCGACTCGgctgcattccaagcagctgtatctgttgcggtcaccgcagcaatggcacaaattcaccaagggaacaatggaggagtcaacggacaagggattcatccaacccagcttctcgccatggggagctctagTCCTCTTTCtcaagaagaaagacgaatcttttaggatgtgcattgattacagagagctgaataagctcactgtcaaaaatcgctatccactcccacgaatcgacgatctatttgaccaactccaaggagctagttacttctctaagatagatctacgatccgggtaccatcaactcaaggtccgggaagaggatattcccaaaaccgctttccgaactcattacggacattatgaatttgtcgtaatgcccttcggtctaacgaatgcccctaccgcattcatggacctaatgaatcgaatctgccgaccattcctcgacaactttgttattgtattcattgacgacattctagtttattctcgaagcgaagaagagcatggccaacatctccgacaaatcctggaaaccctgcgaactgAAAAGCTATAcacaaaactctctaagtgtgagttctggctccgtagcgtgaactttttgggtcatgttgttagtcaggaaggaatacatgtggatccttctaaggtcaaagccatcgaaggatggacagtcccgacaacacccacagagattcgccaattcttagggctagcaggttactacaggaggttcattcaaaacttctctaagatcgccaagccacttccCTCGCTTACaaaaaagggcgtaccattcaaatggacggacaaacaagaagttgcattccgaactctgaagcaagca includes these proteins:
- the LOC111880230 gene encoding probable E3 ubiquitin-protein ligase RHY1A; amino-acid sequence: MTSASKLFHNRRIRFGVHNNAVDDKDSDSSPAKGNSSRHITNRRHHNRRNLEGSDTPSRRIHRHRHSELVQLEAGGSHDHSPSGSIINSEDFRSIRRWGTTENDRLPGVVLLARERLLERLRGVHVSENRSSSSLHEDDDLLYNVYNSFIDEPVSGVIAMPSSTRILTPGLSQDALNCLLIKVYKYDEKSNEIPSASRECSICLEGFEEGDELINLPCMHRFHSCCLFPWVEVCGACPNCRKVVVISSN